The genomic DNA ACCCCACCGCCTGGAGCGAGGAAATCAACACGATGATGACGAGCGCGAACAAAAGAAAACTCAGCCAACGCACCGGCACTCCCAGACTGGCGGCCACATTTGGCTCAAACAGCATAATCGTGATGGGACGCTGCAACAGCGTGAGCGCCAACAAAGCCACCACACTGATGCCATAGGCGATCCAAAGATCGGCATCCGCCACCAAAGAGATGTTGCCAAAAAGCCAATGCTCCAAAGCCTGCGGCACTTGCATGGAATTCAGCATCACAATCCCCCCAGAAAAAGCAGCGGTGTAAAAAACCGCGAGCGCCGTCTCTTGATCGAGCCGCGAACTTCTTTCCACTGCCAGCGACCCCAGGCCCACTAGGAGAGCCGCGAACAGGGCTCCCAAAAACGCATTCGTCCAAGTGAGCCCTCCCGTCACCAAAATGGCGAGGGCGATCCCCGGAAGGAGTGTGTGGGAAAGCGATCCAACCTTGAGGGCCGACTTTCGCAAAACAATGAATGCGCTCGTGAATCCATTCGTGAAACCGATCAAAAGACAGGCCAGCAAGGTCTTCTGATGAATCGTGAGCGAGAGCGGTTCTGTCAGCCAAGCCCACATCAGCGAGTCGCGAGCGCGGAAAGCACGCTCCCATAGGTCCGGTTGAGATTCTCTTCGTGAAAAGTCGACTCGGTCGGCCCGAAGGCCACCTGCTGGCAACGCAGCAAAAGAACCTCGTCGAAAATCTTTTCGACCGTTCCCAGATCGTGATGAGAAGCAATCACCAGCCGACCCTCACTCGCCAACTGACGCAGCAGCCTAGAAAGACTCTCCTGCGCCGGGCGGTCCAAGCCGGTGAAGGGCTCATCCAGGAGAAGCACATGGCTCTCCTGCGCCAGCGCCCGCGCCAGAAAGACCCGCTGCTGCTGCCCGCCGGAAAGTTCACTCACCTGGCGCTTGGCCAAGTCTTGCAAGGCCATCGCCTCGAGCGCTCGGTCGACCACCTCCTCGTCCCGCTGACGGAAGCGACGCCACCAACTCACCTGCGGGTAACGCCCCATCTCCACCACCCCGCGCACCGTGACCGGAAAATTCCAATCCACCTCCTCCCGTTGCGGAAGGTAGGCGATCTCGTGGATGCTCTTGCGCATCGCCTGGCCCCGCCAAATGATTTCCCCACCCTCGGGTGGCACCAACCCAGCGATCGCCTTCAGCAAAGAACTCTTCCCAGCACCATTCGGCCCCAACAAGCCCAGGCACTGGCCACACCGCGTGCGGAACTCCACCTCTCGAAAGGCCGGAATCTGCTGGTAACTCAAGCAGAGCTCTCTCACCACTAGCTCATGCTCATGCAGGCCATGGGACCCAGCACCCCTTCCCCCGTGGTCGCCAAACGGAATGGCCTCTCCCATCACCAGCGCGCTTCCTCCTTCCCCACCAACTGCTTGTCACCAAAAAAAATCATCTTGCGACTCTC from Verrucomicrobiota bacterium includes the following:
- a CDS encoding metal ABC transporter permease; this encodes MWAWLTEPLSLTIHQKTLLACLLIGFTNGFTSAFIVLRKSALKVGSLSHTLLPGIALAILVTGGLTWTNAFLGALFAALLVGLGSLAVERSSRLDQETALAVFYTAAFSGGIVMLNSMQVPQALEHWLFGNISLVADADLWIAYGISVVALLALTLLQRPITIMLFEPNVAASLGVPVRWLSFLLFALVIIVLISSLQAVGCILALGLLVAPAAIVYFFTDHTQALFWLGGLVGAAGASSSVFLAYWIGWPHGPTIVLVLGGWFVLAYLLSPKYGLWKRFLAPRHRHGGKVVSQ
- a CDS encoding metal ABC transporter ATP-binding protein; this translates as MGEAIPFGDHGGRGAGSHGLHEHELVVRELCLSYQQIPAFREVEFRTRCGQCLGLLGPNGAGKSSLLKAIAGLVPPEGGEIIWRGQAMRKSIHEIAYLPQREEVDWNFPVTVRGVVEMGRYPQVSWWRRFRQRDEEVVDRALEAMALQDLAKRQVSELSGGQQQRVFLARALAQESHVLLLDEPFTGLDRPAQESLSRLLRQLASEGRLVIASHHDLGTVEKIFDEVLLLRCQQVAFGPTESTFHEENLNRTYGSVLSALATR